A segment of the Deinococcus sp. HSC-46F16 genome:
GAGCTGCTCCGCGTACATGGCGGCGGTGAGCACCCGGAACATGGACCGCTTGAAGTACATGCCCTCGCCCAGCGTGGCCGTCCAGTCGCCGTTCAGCAGGCGCAGGCGCTCCAGCTCGGGCAGGCTGTTGAGGTTGGCGAGGTACTCGTCGTCGTGGGTGAGGCTGGGGTTGTCGCTGAGGCGGGCAGGGATGAAGCTGCGCGAGCGGGCGAGGGGCGTGCCCTCCGGCACTTCCTGCTCCACACCGTCCGCGCCGCGCAGGTACCAGCGGACCTCACCGGGCAGGGCGGGGTTGGGGTGCTTCGGGTCCAGCCAGGCGGCCCAGCGTTTCAGCACCCACTCGTGACCGGGGCCGCCGGGGTTGGCGCTGGCCCGCATGATCGGCACCACGCCGGGGATGGTGCTGCGGAGGCGGGAGATCAGGTAGAGGTATTCCTCTTCGGTGTACTGGGTCAGCTCGTCGAAGCCCGCGAACTGGAAGGCCTGCCCCTGGTAGTCGAGGTAGGCGGTGCGGTCGGCGAGGTGGCGCAGCACGACGTTCGCCCCGGTGGGGGCCGTGAACTTGTACTCGTCGGCGCGGTACTTCATGCCGATGGGCAGGTACATGGCGAGCGCCTTGGAGAGCAGGCCGTCCGCGCCCTCAATCTGCTTGTAGGTCTTGCGGAAGAGCACGGCTTCGTGCCCTGGGATGGCCGACCGGGTCAGCGCGAGGCCCATCAGCGCGTGGGACTTGCCACCCCCGGCCGCGCCGCCGTACAGAACCTCGAAGGTGGTGCGGTCGTCGAAGAACTGCTGCTGGGGGCCGGGGTGCGGGACGAAAGCTTCGGCGGCAGCGGCGGCGAAGTCGCCTGATCGGGCGGAGCGCGTTTCCCGCTGGGTCCGTTCGGTGACCTCGCTGAGGTTGACGCCGCGGGCCTGGGCACGTTCGGCTGCCACCGCGAACACCGAGGCCCGCGCGTGTCGTCGGGGCACGGTCAGCCCCCCGCGTGCTTGGCGAGGGCGGCGAGGACCTTCTCAAACTCCTCCGGACTCAGCTCGGCTTCCAGGGCGTCGAGGGCAGTGTCGAGTTCCTGCCGCACGAGGACGTTGACCTTGGTGGACTGCCCGTAGCGTTCGGGGTGGCGGGCCGCGAGGATCCACTTCGCCCCGTCCG
Coding sequences within it:
- the terL gene encoding phage terminase large subunit: MPRRHARASVFAVAAERAQARGVNLSEVTERTQRETRSARSGDFAAAAAEAFVPHPGPQQQFFDDRTTFEVLYGGAAGGGKSHALMGLALTRSAIPGHEAVLFRKTYKQIEGADGLLSKALAMYLPIGMKYRADEYKFTAPTGANVVLRHLADRTAYLDYQGQAFQFAGFDELTQYTEEEYLYLISRLRSTIPGVVPIMRASANPGGPGHEWVLKRWAAWLDPKHPNPALPGEVRWYLRGADGVEQEVPEGTPLARSRSFIPARLSDNPSLTHDDEYLANLNSLPELERLRLLNGDWTATLGEGMYFKRSMFRVLTAAMYAEQLAADPIVTRVRMWDRAATEPGEGNTDPDWTTGTLIGKTRSGRLIVEEVIRFRKGPHFVEHKIKQTCAADVIRYGTDPRKGGVITVLTQDPGQAGKYERMSYARQLGGHDVRWLLERTIGDKETRARPAAAEAQSGKIDVVEAEWNREWFTELEAFPLGTHDDQVDGLSIGVICLNDKMPARSTGWVA